One Dermacentor andersoni chromosome 6, qqDerAnde1_hic_scaffold, whole genome shotgun sequence genomic window carries:
- the LOC126521390 gene encoding coiled-coil domain-containing protein 174: MEGSGKKGTFGKVSLGASVSSLIDLKAELLRKREALKVQKLKQFQPEDGYVKQKLILGSDSGGATKKEPPKKTPEAEDIPDEDLDLKRSRAALQRKAKLYEKLSSGKVIPGDEEASLYVVNFQRKAMDAAVEERERQEMPTVPTREEAELNTKDESEADDNVPSADHEALDEILTGTEEEWVDYTDALGRSRRCMRKDLPALIDSDKELTGKAGVVEADIPERTAQFLAHERTREQLRQQWQEQEAENAYKESLHYGDVRFQEAREHGVGFYDLSGDSAEREKQLDMLNKLREQTEKQKEISKRMKEKRRAILEARLARIRQKKNIPDNKQEEEDKDSSEDETETVDTSSNASDRLKITGNSDTLEVPEMRPWDEGKNLADMVNDPHFRKKKLSQEDWVELQRQERPTEFAPPSAYRSTTGPKRTKYSNFTRGQTQFGASADTSNLQETDQAPQPRHLQSSAFEDMIAQRLAEARRASEQQSPWGGPF, encoded by the exons ATGGAAGGATCTGGCAAAAAAGGCACGTTCGGAAAGGTGTCCCTCGGAGCAAGTGTGTCATCG CTCATTGACCTTAAAGCGGAACTACTCCGGAAAAGGGAAGCGCTAAAGGTGCAAAAGCTGAAGCAGTTTCAGCCTGAAGACGGTTATGTGAAACAGAAG CTCATTCTTGGGAGTGACTCAGGCGGTGCTACTAAAAAGGAACCACCGAAAAAGACACCCGAGGCTGAAGATATTCCTGACGAAGATCTGGATCTGAAGAGATCAAG GGCTGCACTACAACGCAAAGCCAAGCTTTATGAGAAGCTTAGCTCTGGCAAAGTGATTCCAG GCGATGAAGAGGCAAGCCTATACGTTGTGAACTTCCAGAGGAAGGCGATGGATGCAGCTGTCGAAGAGAGAGAACGGCAAGAGATGCCCACTGTGCCTACAAGGGAAGAAGCTGAGCTCAATACTAAGGATGAGTCGGAGGCAGATGACAACGTGCCAAGTGCAGACCACGAGGCCCTGGATGAGATCCTTACAGGAACAGAAGAAGAATG GGTGGACTATACCGATGCTCTCGGGAGATCCCGGAGGTGTATGCGAAAAGACCTGCCCGCACTCATTGACAGTGATAAGGAACTTACAGGAAAAGCTGG TGTTGTTGAAGCAGACATTCCTGAACGTACAGCGCAGTTCCTGGCACATGAGCGCACACGCGAGCAGCTAAGGCAGCAGTGGCAGGAACAAGAGGCTGAGAATGCGTATAAAGAGTCGCTGCACTATGGCGATGTGCGCTTCCAAG AGGCCAGAGAGCATGGTGTTGGCTTCTATGACCTTTCTGGTGATTCTGCGGAGCGCGAAAAACAATTGGACATGCTGAACAAGCTCAGAGAGCAA acagaaaaacaaaaggaGATCTCGAAAAGGATGAAAGAGAAAAGGAGGGCCATCCTTGAAGCACGCCTGGCTAGGATTCGTCAGAAAAAGAACATTCCAGACAACAAGCAAGAGGAAGAAGATAAAG ATTCATCCGAAGATGAAACTGAAACAGTTGACACCAGCAGCAATGCCTCAGATCGTTTGAAAATTACTGGCAATTCCGACACTCTGGAAGTTCCTGAAATGCGACCGTGGGATGAAGGCAAGAACTTGGCAGACATGGTCAACGACCCACACTTCCGAAAGAAGAAAT TGTCTCAAGAGGATTGGGTGGAGCTTCAGAGGCAAGAAAGACCGACGGAGTTTGCCCCTCCGTCTGCGTACCGCTCAACCACTGGTCCCAAGAGGACAAAGTACTCCAACTTCACAAGGGGGCAGACACAGTTTGGAGCCAGCGCAGACACCAGCAATTTGCAAGAGACCGACCAAGCCCCACAACCAAGGCACCTGCAGAGTTCTGCCTTCGAAGACATGATTGCACAGAGGCTAGCTGAAGCACGCAGGGCAAGCGAACAGCAGTCACCATGGGGTGGTCCCTTCTAA
- the Dlc90F gene encoding dynein light chain Tctex-type 1 isoform X1 — MELFPNCKAIFSAWYGGSITVVRKGTFVVDEVSAIIKEAMETIIGGNVYQHSKVPQWTNTTVEHILGQLTKMNKPFKYIVTCVIMEKNGAGLHTATSCYWDNTTDGSCTVRWENKTMYCIVSVFGLAI, encoded by the exons ATGGAACTCTTTCCAAACTGCAAAGCTAtcttttctgcgtggtacggcggcagcataacggtggtgcgaAAG GGTACATTCGTAGTAGATGAAGTCAGTGCCATAATCAAGGAG GCGATGGAGACAATTATCGGTGGAAACGTTTACCAACACAGCAAAGTACCACAGTGGACGAACACCACTGTGGAGCACATACTAGGCCAACTTACAAAAATGAACAAGCCATTCAAGTACATAG TGACATGTGTTATCATGGAAAAGAACGGTGCTGGCCTTCACACAGCAACGTCTTGCTACTGGGACAACACCACTGATG GAAGCTGCACTGTACGTTGGGAAAACAAGacaatgtattgcattgtatctGTGTTTGGCTTGGCCATCTGA
- the Dlc90F gene encoding dynein light chain Tctex-type 1 isoform X2, protein MEGTFVVDEVSAIIKEAMETIIGGNVYQHSKVPQWTNTTVEHILGQLTKMNKPFKYIVTCVIMEKNGAGLHTATSCYWDNTTDGSCTVRWENKTMYCIVSVFGLAI, encoded by the exons ATGGAG GGTACATTCGTAGTAGATGAAGTCAGTGCCATAATCAAGGAG GCGATGGAGACAATTATCGGTGGAAACGTTTACCAACACAGCAAAGTACCACAGTGGACGAACACCACTGTGGAGCACATACTAGGCCAACTTACAAAAATGAACAAGCCATTCAAGTACATAG TGACATGTGTTATCATGGAAAAGAACGGTGCTGGCCTTCACACAGCAACGTCTTGCTACTGGGACAACACCACTGATG GAAGCTGCACTGTACGTTGGGAAAACAAGacaatgtattgcattgtatctGTGTTTGGCTTGGCCATCTGA